TGCAGTCCACGTGTAAGGTTGTGCACCAAATTCCTGTCAGGTCCAATCCTGGCCGACCATGCACCTACAGGAAGCAGGCTAGCCAGCCTTGTGCCATCTAGAAGCTGGTTGACCATAAGGTCAGCCGAGGGTGGCTGGCTAGCCCCCTTAAGGTGGCTGGTCTGTCGCTCGTCGTCCCGTTTGAGAGTCGAGACTTCTTGTTGGTCAAGATGCTGAGTTGACCTCCTTGTTGGTGAGTTGTACTgcaaaaattaggataacaaGAGgaatcacctatctagatattagATAGGAAGAAGTAGATATACAGAACAAGATGCTTCTATTGTTGAAATTGATGTGATGTAATAGTAAGGTTAAGAAAGGTGACTTGTGAGTTAGAGTTGCAGATGCAGGAACTGTATCTTGAATagttcaagtaaattttaaggataaaatttctataaaaaagggatagttgtaatatctcaaaaaatttaattatgaataattaaaGCACATTTCATAAAATATGGAGTAATAGGTGTGTGTTAAATGTATAAATaggtaagattatgatcttactaatcTAATTATGTGATAATTAGGGATTTTAAGAGTAATAGGTGTGTTAAGACTATAAATgggtaagattatgatcttagtAATCTAATTATATGTGATGATTAGGGATTTTAGTGAAAATgagtaaataagcgtaatttattaattacgaagATTTCATAAGAATCTGTGGGTATTGTatatactaaataaaaatatttttgggtccAACAACCGTTGAAACTCGATCGGTGACCAGAAATGTCACAACATTATTAATTTGTGGTTTTTGTAGTTTTGATAAGTTTGGCTAGTATAGTCTTATCAGTATATTTTGGAGTAATTGGTTATGAACAAATTACCCTTAAATTAAAGACTACTTAAGTGTTAAGCTAAAGGCTTTTTGGTTTTTATACCgaagttttaattaaatcattatTTAGTGGGATTTTGCTAAAATAAGATAGAGATGaaccttttattattttattaagttaaattatataatttaatataagtaTTATACAATTAGAAATACCACCACCTTcatcctcttcttcttttctatCGACTAAAACACCCCCAAGCAAGACCTCATCAACACAAAACAATTTTAGAGCTATTTCTCACCATTTTAACCAAGAATTGCGGCTAGGTTTAAGTTGAATTGGATGGAAAGATCAAGGTAAGCCTAGTCATTTCAAATGGTCTACCATTTTGGGTGATGCTCAAGaatatcattttttatattttctcaatattcagGATATTGTCatgctatttatcgataggggaaCTTCAGGTTATGAATTTAAGACATAGAACGGGTTAGATCAAGTTATTGATCAATTTACTGTTATTATGACATAGGGCCAAGATTGTTGAATGTTTCTTAATTTGGTTGGTCGGCGTGCATGCGtttggattaaaggtaagaaaagtacatATGTACTACATAGCATGCCATGTTGAGTTATGATATATCATTTATTAATCAATTCTTATCGAAAATTAAATACAATAATTATTGTTATGTAAtgaaaatattgtttttttagACAATGGTAAAAACTAAAAAGGTTGTTTTATCAGACAACTATGAGAAAGGTTATTTTACCGAACAACTGTAATAGAGGTTATTTTATCGAACAACTGTAAGTCATGACTATAAATTGAAATCGTTACTAGATTTCTTACTTGTCGGTTATCACATTATGTAAACTACAGTGGCATATGGAGTTCAGGGTAGATATCAAGGTTGTCTTATAAGACAATGGCAGttatttgaatatttatataCTTGTGAATATTTAATTGTGATTATCTAAATTTGAGTGGATGATATTCGTGTACTAATTTgtgatattattttattactttttttgttGAGTCTTTATATAACTCACGGGTGTTGTGTGATACAGGTAAGGGATAAAGAACGTTTGGCAACCATGAGTCAAAGATCTTCTCCaataaatgtacatatcaacttATCTGGCAAGTAGAGTCGAATTGTCGGGATTCATATTTTGCGATATTCTGAACTTAAGcgtgtattttgttaaagtaaTGTAATAGTATttttggtgatattttaaaaagggATCCCCGAAGTCAAAAGGGTTATGGCAAAAACATTTATGTTTCAAATTAGTtagtaagattttaaaaaaaaatcacaatttttacttaaatagctagtttattattataaatataaaagtacATTTCTAAAAATCAATGTTTTATTCTCCATATagataagattttttttcttttatttattttttatctattaaaaattcattttataATTATCTTTTAGAATGGGATTTGAGATTGGatccttgaaaaaaaaattaattaattttgtttaattatgGGAGTAAGTAATGGACATTAAAAAGGTTGGAGCATGGCCATGGGTCTACATTGTTAAGGGAACAACAAACCAACTGTTCATTAAGATTTTGTAGTGGGAATTAACAATAATACTTATaagatatgtatataaattGAGTTATGTTATGTCTTCTAACTAACAAATAATAAGGTCTCACAATCACAACTTTTGTAGTACAATGTCTATTTTATCTCTATGAGTGTATGACTATGTAGTAAATACATGTACTTTGACCAAATAGTTGTCTTTTCAACACTGAAATTCCAAAATCTAACATGCAATTGTTGGATAAATGTGCCCAAAAATGGGAAAATATTTGCATTATTCTCTCTTATAATATTATGCAGTTGCTCTATCATTTCGTACATGTGTATTATATACATGGACCTACTTTGTTGCATGGTTTTGCTTTGAGAGACATgcgtatatatatgtatgttacAAGTATATACATCACATTAATTTGATCTTAATCTATCTGTTAGGGGCAATTTACTACTCAACCCTTGTGTTTATTCAAGATTGTTGGTTGCTTATATTAAATGTGAAATTAAAATTATGGAAATCTACTACAATAGGGACTTTTAGAATCTATTTTTTCAATtcaatttataacaaaagaagTTAAAGAGTGTGATAATATTTACCTAATTCAAAATTGATATTTACAGgtaattttttgataaaaaccgtaaGTATAGAAATTGATAATACCTATGTCGTCGGTTTGGGGTTGAAAATTTTAgcaaatttatattatatatatatatatacctatagCGTCGATTGAAGGGTGTTGCCTCTATCGATTTAtaagtaattaaaaaattataactcaaaattttcttttattaattgtATGATTGTGTATATTTGTATCCTACCAGATATTACttgtttttagaaaatttagatttaattttattgtgcCAAAAACATGAATTAAAAGTTCATTTACAcacatgttttttttaatataaattatttagaattttactGAAATGGGTGGAATGGaaactatatttatataattttgacTAGTTATATATAAAGAGTACTGTTATTTGATACATTAATTACTGTatctaatattatattaattgattaatagtTTTTTGTATTAATGATTGAATCAAAATGTGAGactcaatattaaaatatatcaataataGTACTTATTCTCTATAGCACttgaaatctttttttttttagtatagcaTAATGGTATTTTACAATCAGTTAATATCTTAATAGCTTTAAGGTCTTAAGTTCGAACCTATGACCTCTCCCTTTTTCCCATCCCTCCACTAAGCTAGCCTTAGTGGCTTATAGCACTTGAAACCTTAAGATGctcttttacatttttatataaaaaatttaaattataattatttcttccaataaggaaaatacataaaatgtcCAACAAAAGTCACACACCCCTATTATAGTCCATCCCATAAAATTATAAGACAAAATTATAAACCCCCTAAAGTATTGCAGTACTTGTTTAGTTTTGTCTCAATACGttcttttttataattatttacaaagaataataaagaaataataaagaaatacaGAGAAAATAGATAGATTATTGTTTACAAAGTTAAAagtaaataatacaactaataattaaatcttatattaataactaatataaaaaattaaaataattaaaaaaaaattaaataaccttaattaattatttaacacTTTTATTACAAACGACCCTTGATAATTGTAACCTATATATATGCTACATAATGTAAAAATGGTTCTTTTGTTTAACAattatgtaataaaaaaaataaattaatacaaAGTAAACAAGTAATACCcagttcagaaaaaaaaaatacaataatctATAGGATTATTTTAGCATttaatatttgtatattttgacaaagaaacaatgttttatttattttatttttaagaaaattttggcttgagttaaacgtaaaaatatctattttttttttttttaaaaaaaaaaataaggagatatgatatattattaattaaggtATCAAcctaaataataaaatcaagTGGGAATAATGAGACTATCGTGTATAAAAGAGAAATTAGCTAAAAGTTTGTTAATgtttaactattttaaattcgtTTGGTTTGGTATACGGTACTGttatattgtataatattatattaaattatattttatacaaatattttTAGGTAAAATTACGTATAAgtactaattttaatttttaagtatttaaatatataatattttagtataaattaaaatttaacataatattatataaaaataaaataatttgtgGCATAATTACTTAAGTTTCATTttcagttgtaaataaatagttaagtttaattttttacggtaataatacttaaattatatttttaaaactttgtaGGTACGTGGTCTTTAAATGTCAAATcattatccacgtgtcattttttattggtatatttaaactattttttttagaaaaataaaaatttaataacgtGGACCAATTAAGAAATACCACATGACACTTTACTTAAAACTTAGAGTCAGGTACCTACAGAAGCTCCAGatatataacttaggtattattaccgcaaaaaattaaacttaggtatttatttacatctgagagttaaatttaaatatttatatcataaattactcataaaaatatgatatataacccaatttaatataatatatataatacaatacgacttaaTATGTTAGAGAGTCTTACATTGCTAAGGtgtgaaaatataataaaatatataagatcCATAAACTACTCATCTCatagtcaattaattttgagatagaAACTCATGCATCTTATCTTGAAttctaatatggtatcagagcaaaaaaaaaaaaaaatgtaacacaCCAATCtaatcccaaaaaaaaaagttgaacgaaaaaaagtagaaaaaaaaaaaaagagccgcCAAATCTAAAAATTAGagctaaataaaaaataaccggTTGTGATTTAAAAATAGCCAGTCATTAAAAGGGAAATAGTATTACATTATTAAGGTATAAAAAGATAATAATGTATATAAGATTCTTGAAACTATTTTTCTTATagccaattaattttaaaataaaacattaCAAATTACAATGACATTTCTAATAATACAACACAAATAAGCACATTTTTTTATGATTGGATTCACATTAACATGTTTAAATAACTTGAGTTTTCACATGATTTGCAAAAACTATGAAACACTCAAATTTTCAATACAAGTTTCTATTATATCCTTTTGTTATAAGGgattttatcattaaaaaaggCAAAGGGTAttctttaattagaaaaataaataaacacgaTGCAAATTTAGATATCACataattgtatatattttttttctatttttttttttaaaaaaaagtctaTATACTAATCAAATTGTATTTGACCATTTTGGCATCACTCACACAAGCCATCGTTTCTACTGGAAGGTCAAGCTTAGACCAACTGAAAAATAATACCAAACTCTATGATATGAGTTTACATCTTTAGACAATGGCATAATCGTATTTTACATTAATTGGTCACATTTTGACCAAAATTTGTTACTTATCAtaccatttaaaaataatttttctatagtatatcatttttttctctctcccaattctaataatttgatcaaagataatgtttttttttttttttttgactattGATTAAAgatgaatttaaaattttgtgtaaATACAAAATAGGGTTCTGGTAGCATGGTAGCATGTTCATTTTTTTTCCTATcacattttataattaatatatatatatatatatatattatgtaaattTTCTTATACTTTACACACTTTTCACCTAATATAGTTAGTAGAACACTTGTATAAAATTATCCAAAAATATAAACATGGTTTGTccataaaattttgtttttattattaattagataaatgaaaatgaataatattataaaatgaaAGGGAATAAAAAGGATGGGCAGAtaactttatttaatttttaattataagtgAACAATTTTGTAATACAAATTTAtggtgtaataataataataataataataataataataataataataataataaacaactTGTTATGTAAAGATCTTTCAAGAGATTTTAATAAATGTAAGTTATTAGCAACTTGAATCAAACCattaaaaaatcaatgatttggCATAAGTTGtaaactataattaatttaagagaaatgttaaagggtactagtggtgcctagcaccctcctatGTGTCAGTATCGCTATTAGTCtaaactaagtatcgggtcccatgtaatttaataaaatagtttttagggagtatcgctaaccaatcgcaacgtgacatgtcgagaaggtgctaaGCACCACTAATACCTTATAACAATactcttaatttaattataataaaaatgatacatatattaattaaattggaATATTGAAATTTGTTTGTGTTAGGAACTCAAAAGGGCACATGCTCTCTCCAACTTCATAACTACTTAActgcttttatttattttaatcaatttcttGGCTTCTTTATTAGGCAGCCAATCAACCcataaacatataattaataattagttcaTGCTAGCTAATCAATCATTAGTGTATAAGTACTTAATTTATTAGGTTTATTTTTGAAGAAAacgcaagttttttttttttttttaaaaaaaaaatatatattttcttttcatGCTCAAAACTTTTTTAATGTTTTGAATTTGTTTTAACTAATAGTTCATTATCAAGTTCCTCAAGGGGTGAAGCATTGTGGTCCCAAATGGCTTTTAGCCTCAAATATTTGtaaagtgatatttttttggGGGGAAAAATTTATCTCtcttgtaattttatttttgttgttaacaatttaatttgtttagtatatatgttatagcTAAGTAATGGTGTTGTTCTATGATCACACACTACAAAAAACAATTAcatttagtgataattttttagtcataatataaatttttgtaactaaatgtgacttttagtcacaacaaaaaattacttgtgattaaacatagtatttagatacaagttatCACTAAATTAGTTTTAGCCACAACaaatatattgtgactaaaaatacatttagtcacaataaattgttattttttgtgactaatacttttagacACAGaccttttagttacaacataagaatgataatttataattagtcctaattttttttatttttagtcacaaattttattgtactaaaaataaaaaaatttgtaatacgTACAAGTAATTTCGATTTTGGGAAGCTGCCCTCCCAGTGTATTGTCAAAGTCTTTAAGTCAAATTTTACTATAAAATATTTccctaaaatattttttttttctttatatttgtaAGGTAAAAGCTATTTTTATCATTCAATTTCAATTAACACATAAATAGCCAAATTAAGAAATgtggaatatatatatatatatatatatatatatggaagaggttttaatggttacatttttattgtaaccatcatggttacaatttttgtaagccattggattactattaaatggttgtgattaatttggaaattaaataaaaataaataataaataacttgtaacttgaaagtaacctaataatttatttctttataaaactttaattaagattaattatattttaaaattaaattaattattttaagaaaatagttaattataattaattaattttaaaaaaggaaagtctacctattagtaacctgctattacaggtcaaagaaaaatgtaaccatatagttacaataaaaatgtaaccattgaatagtcacccatatatatatatatttgactacacaaattaactttaataatCTTTACAAATCAGAAAACTTAGGATTTTTGGtagtaatatttattatttattggtgaGCTCACCATATTTAATGTGAGTGACTCATATATAATTTCTTATTTAAAGTATTTCACACTATTGTTATAGAAATGTTTAGAAGAATtttaccaataattataatttaaaacataaaagttttgatgctgcatttaaactaaaatgaTACATATGTTAGTAGATCCATTAGAGATTATGTTTGATTAAACTAATGCTACAAGACATGGTTAagattaataattgaaaaaaatgtatatatatttagtaatgTATGTAGTCCAAGattttattatcattattacttcaatatttatacaataaaataagtaatattaattatacCATTTTCTTCACTATccccaaagtattttttttccttcaaaaaattgatttaataaataataatatttatagtgAAGGTGGAAAATGAACTTGACAAGTTGGAAATaaatatcatcatcatcattattatattattattattattattattattattattattatgacatGCATGATTAATTTTGTATCTGTAATTTTGTCAACTCGGAGCTTGACATGGATCTCTTAGTGTTTTTTTGGGGGAATTAAATCCCTTTAGTGTAAAATCACCAACAAGCAAATTGTAATCTCATTAAGATCCACCCACAAACATGAGGAATAATAAATATTCGACCatgtttaatatatttatatatactatatgattgttacgtgtcaagctacgtagtgttagttttatttaatattttagttttttttttaattaataattaaaatagtatgattatttgaacgatttgttttataaaaataaaatatgtgtgagtatatttagtaagtaaaacatagttgtgttctaataatatatgttattaatagtaaaatgtacattaatcttctaattgaaaaaagttctattatctcatttcatatctaataatagctacacaactatatatttatagactttcacattctttgcaaattactaataagcaccaataatattttcatattctaatatttttcaaccttctcctcttggtggcaaaattaaaaataaaactaaaaataagcacaaacatgtaaggtaaatactaatttcagcccatttcatcttctttttaatttttttaagcccaagcccaaaaatctctaagccaacacaatcaatcttatattatcttttctcatatacagtctcacatttatattatcttttctagacattttatctatatttttcttttttaaaaaataaataaaaaaattattaatattctcccaagataggtttgttagagagatatgtgggtaaaatgatttttttaatttaaaaagagattattaatatttaaaagattttttaattttttgggtttaattattggactTATTTGTTAAATCAAACctaattgttaaatttaacagaatattcttttatttttaagtatattctgttaaaccaagaaatgttaaaccaaaaaataccGTTAGATagtcacttttaatatataaagatataaaaatagatatttaatctcttttatcttttaatCCTTTTTTTATTGATCACTTATTGTaaagaaattacaaattttatgattttcctactttttaaattttttcttcaattttttcatgaaataatattttttaaaatatcatatttttcatAAGAATCTCTGGTTACACTCTTTATCtgatttttccatatttttcaactttctcttcaatttttccataaaataactttttgaaaaataaaatcatattttGACATTTCAATTAGGGCGGTGGTTTGGTCCATGGGACAATTGAAGGCTCCTGGTCCGGATGGGATGCCGGGTCGGTTCTATAGAGCTCATTGGGATATTGTGCGCGATGATGTCATTGGTTCAGTCATCCAATTTTTCCAGACGGGGGAGTTCGTTAAATCACTTAATCAAACCTTCATCGTTCTCATCCCAAAAAGAGGTAATGCCCAGTGTTTTGATGATTATAGGCCAATTAGTTTGTGTAATTTCTCCTACAAGATTATTTCGAAACTCTTGGCCAATCGTATTAAGAAGCTTTTGCCTGGTATTATCTCTCCTTCTCAATCTGCTTTTGTCCCGGGGCGATGGATTGCGGAGAATGGTATCATTGCTCATGAGATTATGGATTCCTTTAAGAAGATGAAAGGCCGTAGGGGGTTCGTTGGTCTAAAGCTAGACATGTCAAAGGCGTATGATCGGATGGAATGGGGATTCCTTGACAAGGCCTTGGATTCCTTTGGGTTTGGTGCCGACTTTAGGCGGTTGATTGCCAAGTGTGTGTCTTCGGTGGCTTTCTCGGTTCTCTTAAATGGAGGACCTCTTAAGCAATTCTACCCTGAAAGGGGGCTGAGACAGGGGGATCCTCTCTCCTCCTACCTTTTTATCATCGGTAGTGAAGTCCTCTCCCGGCTCATGCTTAACTCTGAACGGCTTGGTTTAATTAAGGGGTTCTCTCACGCGAGGAATGGTTTGCCTATTTCCCATCTTATGTATGCCGATGATACCTTCATATTTTGCGAAGCCAATAAGGAGAACGTTTTGGAAGTCAAGCGATGCTTGGAAATGTATTGTAGGAATTCGGGTCAGTGTGTGAATTCCCACAAGTCGGCCGTTGTCTTCTCGGATAATGTTGAGATGGGGATTAGAGGTGAGATCAAGGGTCTGTTGGGGTTTCGAGATCTTAACCGTGAGGATAAGTTTCTCGGGAATCCGATTCTGCTGTCGGGGAGTAAAGTAAGGGATTTTGGATTCCTAGTGGATAAGATGGCGCGGCGCATCGAAGGGTGGAAATCTAGACTCCTTTCTTTAGCAGGCCGCTCTACCTTGATCCAATCTGTGGCTATGAGCGTTCCCATTTATACCATGTCAACTTTCCTGATCCCTAAGTCCATTTGTGCTGACTTGGATAAATTGGTTCGCCGTTTTTGGTGGAAGGGATCTGATGACTCCAATAGATTCTTAGCTTTGACAAACTGGGATTCGATCTGTGTCCCTAAAGGGTGGGGTGGCCTTGGTTTTAAGAAGTTTGAGGACCTTAATTTTGCTCTTGTAGCTAAGCTTGGGTGGAACCTGGCTGCTGAGAGTAACACCTTATGGTGTCAATTTTTCAAGGATAAGTATTTCAGAAGATCCTGCTCCTTTTGGAGCGCCCCCAAATCTAATCTATGGTCGTACGGAGCCAGAAGTATTATGGCCACTAGAGATTTCATCCGGGATGAGTCCTGTTTTGCTATTGGTAACGGTGAGTTGGTGGATATATGGCATACTCCGTGGCTGCCTGGCTATGGGTGGGAGAGATATGTAGCTTCCTTCAATCCAAGAATCTGTGAAAAAGGGGTGCGGGCTAGCTCTTTACTCATCCCGGGAAGTGGTGAGTGGAACCGAGAGGCTCTTGAGTCTTGGTTTTTTCCTAGTATGGTTCGGGATGCCCTTGAGGTCCCTAGGCTCTCGATGACGGCGACAGATGAGCTGTTTTGGGAAGCGGCTCCGGATGGCCGGTTTACAGTTAAAAGGGCCTTCTTGGCTCGGATTCGAGGAAGAGGAACTCTCGAACCCCTTTGGAGGTCTCTTTGGAAGGTTTCGGGTCCTGAACGGATTAAAATTTTCCTATGGAGGTTGGCTAGAGACATCCTTCCGTTTGGCAATAGACTTCAACGTATCTTTGGTAATAGTTCTCAATGTGTGCTTTGCAATTCTGGAGAGGATTCGGCTAGCCATTTGTTCTTTCACTGTGATGTTGCTGTCCAAGTGTGGAGATCGGGACCGTGGGGCTTCTGTTCAGATTCCATGGTTTTTGGTGATAATTTGGAGCTGGTCAAGTGGTTATTGCATCCGTCTGGCACTCCCTTGGGTGAGAATGATTTAGTTCGGTTCACTATATATGCTATATCTCTGTGTTTTGTGTTGTGGAGGGTT
This Cannabis sativa cultivar Pink pepper isolate KNU-18-1 chromosome 6, ASM2916894v1, whole genome shotgun sequence DNA region includes the following protein-coding sequences:
- the LOC115711025 gene encoding uncharacterized protein LOC115711025, which codes for MGQLKAPGPDGMPGRFYRAHWDIVRDDVIGSVIQFFQTGEFVKSLNQTFIVLIPKRGNAQCFDDYRPISLCNFSYKIISKLLANRIKKLLPGIISPSQSAFVPGRWIAENGIIAHEIMDSFKKMKGRRGFVGLKLDMSKAYDRMEWGFLDKALDSFGFGADFRRLIAKCVSSVAFSVLLNGGPLKQFYPERGLRQGDPLSSYLFIIGSEVLSRLMLNSERLGLIKGFSHARNGLPISHLMYADDTFIFCEANKENVLEVKRCLEMYCRNSGQCVNSHKSAVVFSDNVEMGIRGEIKGLLGFRDLNREDKFLGNPILLSGSKVRDFGFLVDKMARRIEGWKSRLLSLAGRSTLIQSVAMSVPIYTMSTFLIPKSICADLDKLVRRFWWKGSDDSNRFLALTNWDSICVPKGWGGLGFKKFEDLNFALVAKLGWNLAAESNTLWCQFFKDKYFRRSCSFWSAPKSNLWSYGARSIMATRDFIRDESCFAIGNGELVDIWHTPWLPGYGWERYVASFNPRICEKGVRASSLLIPGSGEWNREALESWFFPSMVRDALEVPRLSMTATDELFWEAAPDGRFTVKRAFLARIRGRGTLEPLWRSLWKVSGPERIKIFLWRLARDILPFGNRLQRIFGNSSQCVLCNSGEDSASHLFFHCDVAVQVWRSGPWGFCSDSMVFGDNLELVKWLLHPSGTPLGENDLVRFTIYAISLCFVLWRVRNSSFHEGLNPMVTKIQQEISSLVADCSLDRPSSLEMQRSIPAVTEANWRGLWTEVNVFVDAAIREEFGIVAILVLDRSGTVIEAVTAKRKVPTPFVAELEAFYSGCCRILQSGWVNATIFSDCQTLVKSLAAGTSPEWRACGLFQDTRNLLARLSHCQYRWIPRRLNSGAHCLAAWAADHSSFKFFTPREVAPFVATMNHGC